The nucleotide window ATATAAAGAAGGAAAGGAAGGCCATGAGATCAATCCAAAAATTGAGATAAGCCTTACCTGGCACGAATCTATTCTTAACAGGAGAGTTTTTTAACACTTTACTGCCCTTAATTGGGGTGAAAGCCGTCAAATTTGTGTTTTCTTCTCTCTCCATTCATCAATCCCTCGATTCTTCAAACCCTCTATTTTTCTTTCCGTACACGACGATGGTATCTGCCATCCTGTCGAGGCCCCGCTGCCTTTCTTTGTAGAAGAAGATCAGCATGATGAGCGTGTCTATCACGATCAGGTTGTTGATGTACTTCGATAGGTTCCTGAGTATGGCTTCCTTGTACCCGATCTTTGTACCGTCGGACCGAAGCACCCACAGGCCCATTATTTTTTTGCCGGCGGTGTAGCCGAAGTGTCCCTCGAGGAAAACATAGTAGCCGAGGATGACGACCAAGGCCGATAGTGCCGTTACCACTCCGACGATCAATATTCCGATGACATAAAGCGGGCTCTGAGATTCAAACCATACATCAGTAGCCGGGGAGTCTTCCATTGGCATGCCCGAGAGTGCCAGTATCATTAAGAGAGGCGATACGATCGCTACAAGCAGAGTACATAATACTGCGCAGTCGATGACGAATGCCACCAGCCGAGACCAGAACCCCGCCCTTCTCAGCATTGGTGCGTATGATTTCATGAAGCTATCCGCAGTCTCTCGGGGAGGACTAACGTTCACATTCGCTGCGCGGACGTCGTCCACCGATACCATATTCACTCCGCGTGCACGTGCTTCGTTTTCCGCCCGCTCGTAATATGTCGACCGTAGTTCTTTAACCATCTCCAGGCGTTCCTTATTGTCCAGGTTGATGTTCCTGACGAACTCGTCCAGGTTCTTCTCTATCTCTCGTTTTGCATCTTCAGAAAAATCCATGATAAGTCCCTTCATCCGTTATAATTCCATATCCGGTCCATTACCTCATTATGTTTCAACCATTCATTTTTCATCTCATCGAAGAAGGCTCGGCCCCTTGGGGTAATGCCATAATACTTACGGGGAGGCATGCCCGGTTCCGTCTCCTTCCAGTAGCTTGTAATCAGCCCCTCCCCTTCCATCATGTGGAGGGCCGGGTAAGCGTTGCTCTCCGTCAACACGAAAACACCGTCGGTGACTGAGATCAGCTCCTTTATGATCTCGTAACCGTACATGTCACGGCAGCGGAGCAGTGAAAGCAGCGCTACTTTTGTGCTACCCTTCCTCAATTCTTTTTGCCATTTTTCCATATCTGATTGCATCATTACCACATACTA belongs to Methanosarcina barkeri 3 and includes:
- a CDS encoding RDD family protein, whose amino-acid sequence is MDFSEDAKREIEKNLDEFVRNINLDNKERLEMVKELRSTYYERAENEARARGVNMVSVDDVRAANVNVSPPRETADSFMKSYAPMLRRAGFWSRLVAFVIDCAVLCTLLVAIVSPLLMILALSGMPMEDSPATDVWFESQSPLYVIGILIVGVVTALSALVVILGYYVFLEGHFGYTAGKKIMGLWVLRSDGTKIGYKEAILRNLSKYINNLIVIDTLIMLIFFYKERQRGLDRMADTIVVYGKKNRGFEESRD
- a CDS encoding PadR family transcriptional regulator encodes the protein MEKWQKELRKGSTKVALLSLLRCRDMYGYEIIKELISVTDGVFVLTESNAYPALHMMEGEGLITSYWKETEPGMPPRKYYGITPRGRAFFDEMKNEWLKHNEVMDRIWNYNG